A stretch of Bacillus pseudomycoides DNA encodes these proteins:
- a CDS encoding DNA methyltransferase produces the protein MNTENEQIIFEMVEDTKDTIYEVPKQNKEEPLLHYQHQNGKLFVGDSIQWLKSLEDESVDLIFADPPYNIKKAEWDTFENQQAYIDWSMEWIIEASRVLKKHGSLYICGFSEILADLKHPASKYFKGCKWLVWHYKNKANLGKDFGRSHESLLHFRKSKKFIMNQDFIRIPYGNHTLKYPTHPQAETSQYGNGKKRDDWTPHPMGAKPKDVIEVPTTCNGMNEKTPHPTQKPEELIRKFILSSSNRGDVVLDPFSGSGTTSVVAEQLGRKWLACDTNTEYNEWAIERIRQVKQLSDEEWFWFDRKNEERRKKIR, from the coding sequence TTGAACACTGAAAATGAACAAATTATTTTTGAAATGGTAGAGGATACCAAAGATACAATCTACGAAGTCCCAAAGCAAAACAAAGAAGAACCTCTTTTACATTATCAGCATCAAAATGGCAAGCTATTTGTAGGTGACAGTATCCAGTGGCTTAAAAGTCTAGAGGATGAGAGTGTTGACCTAATATTTGCTGATCCGCCTTATAATATAAAAAAAGCTGAATGGGATACTTTTGAAAATCAACAAGCATATATTGATTGGTCAATGGAGTGGATTATTGAAGCATCTCGTGTTTTGAAAAAACACGGTAGTTTATATATATGCGGATTTTCAGAGATATTGGCAGATTTAAAACATCCTGCTTCAAAATATTTTAAAGGGTGTAAATGGCTAGTATGGCATTATAAAAATAAAGCAAATTTAGGTAAAGATTTTGGACGTTCACATGAAAGTTTACTTCATTTCCGTAAGTCTAAAAAGTTTATTATGAATCAAGACTTTATCCGTATTCCTTATGGAAACCACACTTTAAAATACCCAACTCATCCACAAGCCGAAACTAGTCAATATGGAAACGGTAAAAAGCGTGATGATTGGACTCCACACCCAATGGGGGCTAAACCGAAAGATGTTATTGAAGTTCCTACAACTTGTAATGGTATGAATGAAAAAACTCCTCATCCTACACAGAAACCTGAGGAACTAATAAGAAAATTTATTTTATCTTCTTCTAATCGTGGTGATGTGGTTCTTGATCCATTCTCTGGTTCAGGCACTACTTCAGTTGTAGCTGAACAATTAGGAAGAAAATGGTTGGCTTGCGATACTAACACAGAGTATAATGAATGGGCAATAGAAAGAATTAGACAAGTTAAACAATTAAGTGATGAAGAATGGTTTTGGTTTGATAGAAAGAATGAAGAACGTAGAAAGAAAATAAGGTAA
- a CDS encoding chromosome segregation protein SMC, with the protein MTENEKKLIQQIYDKVTAMEKKVDKLDGRMDSLDIKLTSVESKMDDLKNVYKGIQATFEQGFAEVRKETNEIIEVYKNRRSAKEIVEGTAGNGGGDYK; encoded by the coding sequence ATGACAGAAAATGAGAAAAAATTGATCCAACAGATATATGATAAAGTGACAGCAATGGAGAAGAAGGTCGATAAGCTGGATGGTAGAATGGATAGCCTAGATATTAAATTAACCTCAGTAGAAAGTAAGATGGACGATTTAAAAAATGTGTATAAAGGGATACAAGCTACATTTGAACAAGGCTTTGCTGAGGTGCGTAAAGAAACAAATGAAATCATTGAAGTATACAAAAATAGAAGAAGTGCAAAAGAGATCGTTGAGGGAACCGCTGGAAATGGAGGGGGCGATTACAAATGA
- a CDS encoding DUF1413 domain-containing protein, translated as MGITVNTSLEELFTIAKNTIKELDQDEEFIVKDLFRGFEWGRITKGNRTKLGSMFFNFSQHEGKGEILGIGKTPQNQQKYRIL; from the coding sequence TTGGGTATTACTGTGAATACGTCACTTGAAGAATTATTTACTATCGCAAAGAACACTATCAAAGAATTAGATCAAGATGAAGAGTTCATTGTTAAAGATCTTTTCAGAGGTTTTGAGTGGGGTCGCATAACTAAGGGGAATCGTACTAAGTTGGGGTCTATGTTTTTTAATTTCTCACAGCACGAAGGTAAGGGTGAGATTTTAGGGATTGGTAAGACACCTCAAAATCAACAGAAATATAGAATCCTGTAA
- a CDS encoding recombinase family protein has translation MTGINFAYMRVSSKEQNLDRQYEALKGYVSDEKYIYSDKASGKDMEREGFQNMLKAMRKGDTLYIKSIDRLGRNKQQIKSYLEQFKNEGIRVKIIDLPTTMQDVPEGQEWVIDMINNIIIEVYTSMAEQERETIKQRQAEGIAVAKDKGKHLGRPAMALPTGWDKLYKKWKNGEITATAFMYVIGMKKATFYKKVKEYEATL, from the coding sequence ATGACAGGAATCAATTTTGCGTACATGCGAGTTTCATCTAAAGAACAGAATTTGGATAGACAATATGAGGCTTTAAAAGGCTATGTGAGTGACGAGAAGTATATTTATAGCGATAAAGCTAGTGGCAAGGATATGGAACGTGAGGGTTTTCAAAACATGCTTAAAGCAATGAGGAAAGGCGATACCCTTTACATCAAATCAATTGACCGTCTAGGACGTAATAAACAACAAATTAAAAGCTATTTAGAACAGTTTAAGAATGAAGGTATCAGAGTAAAGATCATAGACCTCCCTACTACAATGCAAGACGTTCCTGAGGGGCAAGAATGGGTTATAGATATGATTAACAATATAATTATTGAAGTTTATACTTCTATGGCTGAACAGGAGAGAGAAACTATTAAACAACGTCAGGCTGAGGGAATCGCTGTTGCTAAAGATAAGGGGAAACATTTAGGACGTCCAGCAATGGCATTGCCTACAGGGTGGGATAAGCTATATAAGAAGTGGAAGAACGGAGAAATAACAGCTACAGCATTTATGTACGTTATCGGAATGAAGAAAGCGACCTTCTATAAGAAAGTGAAGGAATACGAGGCTACACTTTAA
- a CDS encoding recombinase family protein, whose amino-acid sequence MLFNNENIKHVAVYLRLSRDEENQGIEQVLANHRQTLINLCNENKWSYELFEEVASSSTIKNREQMVKLLDRVEQNYYDAVVVMDVDRLSRNEFDASLIKRILLETETYIVTPYRMYDLTKDDDSLLLGITNLIASGEYKQILKRMQRGKEYAQQQGLWTNGIAPLGYSKDPKTRKLVPNERAKDVQFIFSEIVKGTTIPSLIGQLNSMGIKTRQGYDFKYNTIQRIINNDAYKGTIASNKTIGQYKPRPKEEWIIVHNAHPPVVDEVTWETANKIVNEYSFKAPRSKNRIYPTSNLIFCANCGRVQGCNNHKRLNKIYIKHCKCGNRSFYYNPVLAMIKEEVLRYKEDILKALETLEEGKQEDNIQYRKEKLLSQLNKSKRALDKINILFEEDEIDIITYRERKAKRQEEIKLIEEQITALEREDKSTQIETLQEQIKSIEKLVDKWELLDGKGYSDEQVNRLLHNLISGILWSFKKDAESPTLTIIYNEG is encoded by the coding sequence TTGCTATTTAACAACGAGAATATAAAACATGTCGCAGTATATTTACGATTAAGTCGTGATGAAGAAAATCAAGGAATTGAACAAGTACTAGCTAACCATCGTCAAACATTGATTAACTTATGTAATGAAAATAAATGGTCATACGAGTTATTTGAAGAAGTAGCTTCAAGTAGCACTATTAAAAATCGAGAACAAATGGTTAAACTTTTAGACCGAGTGGAACAAAATTATTATGATGCTGTAGTTGTAATGGACGTTGATAGACTTTCGAGAAACGAATTTGACGCTAGTCTGATAAAAAGAATACTTTTGGAAACAGAAACTTATATAGTCACACCGTATCGAATGTATGATCTTACAAAAGATGACGATAGTTTATTGCTAGGGATAACTAATCTTATTGCTAGTGGAGAATATAAGCAAATTCTAAAGCGTATGCAAAGGGGGAAAGAGTATGCCCAACAACAAGGTTTATGGACAAATGGTATAGCACCATTAGGGTACTCAAAAGACCCAAAAACAAGAAAACTTGTCCCTAATGAACGTGCAAAAGATGTTCAGTTTATTTTTTCCGAAATTGTTAAGGGTACAACCATACCATCACTTATTGGACAACTAAATAGCATGGGAATAAAAACAAGACAGGGTTATGATTTTAAATACAATACTATCCAGCGTATTATAAATAATGACGCTTACAAAGGAACGATAGCTAGTAACAAAACTATCGGTCAGTATAAGCCTAGACCTAAAGAAGAATGGATCATTGTCCATAATGCACACCCACCAGTTGTAGACGAAGTTACTTGGGAAACAGCTAATAAAATTGTTAATGAGTATTCATTTAAAGCACCGAGAAGTAAAAATAGAATATACCCTACAAGCAATCTTATATTTTGTGCAAATTGCGGCAGAGTGCAAGGGTGTAATAATCATAAACGCCTTAATAAGATTTATATCAAACATTGTAAGTGCGGTAACAGGAGTTTTTATTACAATCCTGTATTAGCTATGATTAAAGAAGAGGTATTAAGGTATAAAGAAGATATTCTAAAGGCACTAGAAACGCTTGAAGAAGGTAAACAGGAAGACAATATTCAATATAGAAAAGAAAAGCTATTAAGCCAATTGAACAAGTCCAAGAGGGCTTTAGATAAAATCAATATCCTGTTTGAAGAAGATGAGATAGATATTATCACTTACAGAGAAAGAAAAGCTAAAAGGCAAGAAGAAATAAAATTGATTGAAGAACAAATAACCGCACTAGAAAGAGAAGATAAATCTACTCAGATAGAAACATTGCAGGAACAAATAAAATCAATTGAAAAGCTGGTAGATAAGTGGGAGTTGTTGGACGGTAAAGGATACTCTGATGAACAGGTAAATCGTTTGCTACATAACTTAATTAGTGGGATATTATGGTCTTTTAAGAAGGATGCAGAATCACCAACATTAACTATAATTTACAACGAGGGATAA
- a CDS encoding metalloregulator ArsR/SmtB family transcription factor, translated as MEQALKITGVLSDPTRYYIYKYISQKHSYVTVQEIADEFNIHPNVARLHLSKLEDVNMLKSETKKTGKGGRPSRLYVLSEDLIQLQFPFRDYQLLAKIAFNSLLSLGAAGEKALYETGKQFGKELMEQHMQRLNVNEDSLTLEHKVQIAKEALSTAGLSPSFELSTDGTQIFYDVYNCPFKEVAVHHPDEICNMHSDMMKGIFEILFPNMELTRNNNLLDGCKSCNYKVHL; from the coding sequence ATGGAACAAGCTTTAAAAATTACAGGTGTACTATCTGATCCAACTCGTTATTATATTTATAAATATATTTCTCAAAAACATAGTTACGTAACTGTACAGGAAATTGCAGATGAATTTAATATCCATCCAAACGTAGCACGTCTACATTTATCAAAATTAGAAGATGTTAATATGCTGAAATCTGAAACAAAAAAAACAGGCAAAGGCGGGAGACCAAGCAGATTATACGTATTGTCTGAAGACTTAATTCAATTACAATTTCCATTTCGCGATTATCAATTATTAGCGAAAATCGCTTTTAATTCATTACTTAGCCTCGGCGCAGCTGGTGAAAAAGCACTATATGAAACAGGCAAACAATTTGGTAAAGAATTAATGGAACAACATATGCAACGTTTAAATGTTAATGAAGATTCGTTAACATTAGAGCACAAAGTTCAAATTGCAAAAGAGGCATTATCAACTGCCGGCTTATCCCCTTCATTTGAATTAAGCACAGATGGCACACAAATTTTCTATGATGTGTACAATTGCCCATTTAAAGAAGTTGCTGTTCATCACCCTGACGAAATTTGCAATATGCACAGTGATATGATGAAAGGGATTTTTGAAATCCTATTCCCGAACATGGAATTAACACGAAATAATAACTTATTAGATGGATGTAAATCTTGCAACTACAAAGTTCATCTATAA
- a CDS encoding DUF2626 domain-containing protein, with the protein MERMFRVLGFWTGIFSVMFYLGDMYATSLLFLGQTGFFVLLSYLKLTERMYIYVFGAYLTVFFIGFTYYTTFLLVPGAGH; encoded by the coding sequence ATGGAGCGCATGTTTCGCGTTCTCGGCTTTTGGACTGGAATTTTCTCAGTTATGTTTTACTTAGGGGATATGTATGCAACTTCACTATTATTTTTAGGACAAACAGGATTCTTCGTACTTTTAAGTTATTTAAAATTAACAGAGCGTATGTATATATACGTATTTGGGGCATATTTAACTGTTTTCTTCATTGGATTTACATACTATACAACATTCTTACTTGTCCCTGGGGCTGGGCATTAA
- a CDS encoding L-cystine transporter, producing the protein MELGGINMNTLLVGVNIAVMLILVGILYYMQRKHVSFNKRVFTALGIGITFGLILQFIYEPTSEVIIDSNNWFSIIGSGYVKLLQMIVMPLILVSIISAFTKLKLTKNLGKISGLIIGILVLTTGIAAAVGIAASAGFDVQATGLQQGDAETARLKLVEEKFSSIEQTPIPQKLLELLPTNPFLDLTGARPTSTISVVIFAAFIGIAFIGVKRKYPEQAELFKKMLDAVYAIVMRMVTLILRLTPYGVLALMTKTVAGSDINAILKLGNFVLASYVALIVMFVIHLLLIALSGLNPVQYLKKIFPVLTFAFTSRSSAGAMPLNIEAQKEKLGVSEGIANFAASFGVSIGQNGCAGIYPAMLAMMVAPTVGIDPLQPQFILTLIAVVAISSFGVAGVGGGATFAALIVLSTMNLPIGIVALLISVEPLIDMGRTALNVSGSMTAGLISSKWLGELDHDTYNQDDVKSKEVAS; encoded by the coding sequence TTGGAATTAGGGGGAATCAACATGAATACACTGCTAGTTGGGGTTAACATTGCGGTCATGCTTATATTAGTCGGCATTTTATATTATATGCAGCGCAAGCATGTATCTTTTAATAAACGCGTATTTACTGCTTTAGGGATCGGAATTACATTTGGTCTTATTTTACAATTTATCTATGAACCTACTTCTGAAGTTATTATCGATTCAAATAACTGGTTTAGCATAATTGGTAGTGGTTATGTAAAACTGCTACAAATGATTGTTATGCCACTGATTTTAGTTTCTATTATCTCAGCATTTACGAAGTTAAAATTAACAAAAAACCTTGGTAAAATCAGCGGACTTATTATCGGCATTTTAGTTCTTACAACTGGAATCGCTGCCGCTGTTGGTATTGCAGCAAGTGCAGGATTTGATGTGCAGGCAACGGGTTTACAACAAGGTGATGCAGAAACAGCTCGTTTAAAATTAGTGGAAGAAAAATTCAGTTCCATTGAACAAACACCAATTCCACAAAAACTATTGGAATTGTTACCTACGAATCCATTTCTTGATTTAACTGGTGCACGTCCAACATCAACAATTTCTGTTGTAATCTTTGCGGCGTTCATCGGGATTGCTTTTATCGGTGTGAAACGAAAGTATCCAGAACAAGCAGAGCTATTTAAAAAAATGCTTGATGCTGTTTATGCAATTGTAATGCGTATGGTAACGTTAATTTTACGCCTGACTCCATACGGTGTATTAGCTCTTATGACAAAAACAGTCGCTGGTAGTGACATAAATGCCATTTTAAAGCTTGGTAACTTTGTTTTAGCATCTTATGTAGCACTTATCGTGATGTTTGTAATTCACTTATTATTAATTGCTCTATCTGGTTTAAATCCCGTTCAATATTTGAAAAAGATATTCCCAGTCTTAACATTCGCCTTCACTTCTCGTTCTAGTGCAGGTGCAATGCCACTAAATATTGAAGCACAAAAAGAAAAACTTGGTGTTTCAGAAGGAATTGCAAACTTTGCTGCTTCCTTCGGGGTATCTATCGGTCAAAATGGTTGCGCAGGTATTTATCCAGCTATGCTGGCGATGATGGTCGCTCCAACTGTAGGAATTGATCCACTACAACCACAATTTATTTTAACTTTAATCGCAGTTGTCGCGATAAGCTCATTCGGTGTTGCTGGTGTAGGCGGCGGAGCAACATTCGCAGCATTAATCGTACTTTCAACAATGAACTTACCAATCGGGATTGTTGCTCTTCTTATCTCTGTTGAGCCATTAATCGATATGGGTCGTACAGCTCTTAACGTAAGTGGATCAATGACAGCAGGTCTTATTTCTAGTAAATGGCTTGGTGAATTAGATCACGATACGTATAATCAAGATGATGTAAAAAGTAAGGAAGTTGCTTCGTAA
- a CDS encoding DUF4037 domain-containing protein, which produces MNLMQKAIDMAEIYKQNPKVEAILLAGSVSRNWQDEKSDIELHILWSAPPEDEDRGGPIKNVGGTILSYHPYEEEEWSESYVTKDGIKLEISNFLSVTVECFISDVVDKCEIDYEKQCIVASIHDGVSLYGEDKIRGLKDRVADYPLELSKKMIVENLLLSNRWHNREALLKRKDWLMLYDVICEVQKNVCGVLFGLNQMYVHHPAFKWMPFNIERMTIKPEHLYTRMTNMLMGNPENSIKDLELLIEEVLILAEKKIPELDLLEQKKQISYVK; this is translated from the coding sequence ATGAACTTAATGCAGAAAGCAATAGATATGGCAGAAATCTATAAACAAAATCCAAAAGTAGAAGCAATTCTTTTGGCGGGATCCGTATCAAGAAACTGGCAAGATGAAAAGTCAGATATAGAGTTGCATATTTTATGGTCAGCACCGCCAGAAGATGAAGATCGTGGAGGTCCTATTAAAAATGTTGGTGGGACCATTTTGTCATATCATCCGTATGAAGAGGAAGAGTGGTCTGAATCTTATGTAACGAAAGATGGGATTAAATTAGAAATAAGTAACTTTTTATCTGTAACGGTTGAATGTTTTATTTCTGATGTAGTGGACAAGTGTGAAATTGACTATGAGAAACAATGTATTGTAGCCTCAATTCATGATGGTGTGAGTTTGTATGGAGAAGACAAAATTAGAGGGTTAAAAGATAGAGTTGCAGATTATCCTTTGGAACTTTCTAAAAAGATGATTGTAGAGAATCTTTTACTAAGTAATCGCTGGCATAACCGCGAAGCACTTTTAAAACGAAAAGATTGGCTTATGCTATACGATGTAATTTGTGAAGTGCAGAAGAATGTATGTGGTGTTTTATTTGGTCTGAATCAGATGTATGTGCATCATCCAGCTTTTAAATGGATGCCTTTTAATATCGAACGAATGACAATAAAACCTGAACACCTTTATACACGAATGACGAATATGTTGATGGGAAATCCAGAAAATAGTATAAAGGATTTGGAATTATTAATCGAAGAAGTATTGATTTTGGCGGAGAAAAAAATTCCAGAATTGGATCTTTTGGAGCAAAAGAAACAGATTAGTTATGTAAAATGA
- a CDS encoding DUF3912 family protein has protein sequence MDFDITGQKAYVKDGPYRNRIGIVKQKEQQAEPNFIIVIDGQNIDVELKDIVLVGVDVRQFHEWCEQNGYL, from the coding sequence TTGGATTTTGATATTACAGGGCAAAAAGCATATGTAAAAGATGGGCCGTACCGGAATCGGATTGGAATTGTAAAACAAAAGGAACAGCAAGCAGAACCAAATTTTATCATTGTAATTGACGGCCAAAACATCGATGTAGAGTTAAAAGATATTGTTTTAGTAGGGGTAGATGTGCGGCAATTTCATGAATGGTGCGAACAAAATGGTTATTTGTAA
- a CDS encoding HD domain-containing protein gives MQVYDTIYGNFEIDGVLEELLQTEAIQRLKKIHQVGASFLVKPEWNITRYEHSIGVMLLVKMLGGGEAEQIAALLHDVSHTAFSHVVDRVLHKKDEDYHEHIFDTVIEKSDIPLILKKYGYDSKMLQNWEQWMLLEQPLPALCADRIDYTLRDLYTYGMISKQEVLTFLNQLIVHEKQICLSTLEAAEWFTTVYYKETIDFFLHPLGSYSYHVLTKVLQLALEKHVIHIEDFLCDDEVVLQKLKCCRDEEITSVLATLHPNVIVEENNQEYDICYSGGKERLIDPHVYMNGKIYKASRLSEHVRLCNQKAKENFNQNIYLKIKKA, from the coding sequence ATGCAGGTTTATGATACGATATACGGTAATTTTGAAATAGACGGTGTATTAGAAGAACTATTACAAACAGAAGCTATACAAAGGCTGAAGAAAATTCATCAAGTTGGAGCGAGCTTTCTTGTAAAACCAGAGTGGAATATAACTCGTTATGAGCATTCAATTGGAGTTATGCTTCTTGTAAAAATGCTGGGCGGGGGTGAAGCGGAACAAATTGCAGCATTGCTTCACGATGTATCACATACTGCTTTTTCACACGTTGTAGATCGTGTGTTACATAAAAAAGATGAAGACTATCATGAACATATTTTTGATACAGTCATTGAAAAATCGGATATCCCGCTCATTTTGAAAAAGTATGGATATGATTCTAAAATGCTTCAAAACTGGGAACAATGGATGCTGTTGGAACAACCACTACCAGCTCTATGCGCAGATCGTATAGATTATACACTTCGCGATTTATATACGTATGGAATGATTTCAAAACAAGAAGTTCTTACATTTTTAAATCAATTAATTGTCCATGAAAAACAAATATGTCTTAGTACGCTAGAGGCGGCAGAGTGGTTTACAACAGTCTATTACAAAGAAACAATTGATTTCTTTCTACATCCATTAGGCTCATATAGTTATCATGTATTAACAAAAGTTTTGCAACTTGCGTTAGAAAAGCATGTGATACATATTGAAGATTTCTTGTGCGATGATGAGGTAGTGCTTCAAAAATTGAAATGTTGTCGTGATGAAGAGATAACGAGTGTATTGGCTACTTTACATCCAAATGTAATAGTAGAAGAGAATAATCAAGAGTATGATATTTGTTACTCAGGTGGGAAGGAACGCTTAATTGATCCACATGTCTATATGAATGGTAAAATATATAAAGCGTCTCGTTTATCTGAACATGTAAGGTTATGCAATCAAAAAGCGAAAGAGAACTTCAATCAAAATATATATTTAAAAATAAAGAAAGCATAA
- a CDS encoding nucleoside 2-deoxyribosyltransferase, protein MNFYIASGFQNKQLVQFVASKLKEIGWYHTYDWTQNERAINREQLQKIGQTEKQAIQEADVFLLLLDGGSGSHTEFGMAIALEKKIYMYHKNNPLQTTFYHLPEVDIFQGEVEEFVSYVMNKGDA, encoded by the coding sequence ATGAATTTCTATATTGCTTCAGGTTTTCAAAATAAACAGCTTGTTCAATTTGTAGCGAGTAAACTGAAAGAAATAGGATGGTACCATACATATGATTGGACTCAAAATGAAAGGGCAATAAATAGAGAACAATTACAGAAGATTGGTCAAACAGAAAAACAAGCGATACAAGAAGCAGATGTTTTTTTGCTTTTATTAGATGGGGGAAGTGGAAGTCATACGGAGTTTGGTATGGCCATTGCGCTAGAGAAGAAAATCTATATGTATCATAAAAACAATCCACTTCAAACAACCTTTTACCATTTACCAGAAGTGGATATTTTTCAAGGGGAAGTGGAGGAGTTTGTTTCATACGTCATGAATAAAGGAGACGCATAG
- a CDS encoding DUF3966 domain-containing protein, which translates to MNGLGVTTLELSLYENTALIICFVLYVGSVIVYISRKFSQERNLEKSEITAELEMLADESDKKQKIREDHEAPHHLNAK; encoded by the coding sequence ATGAATGGATTAGGAGTGACTACGTTGGAGCTGAGTCTCTATGAAAATACTGCTCTGATTATATGTTTTGTTTTATATGTTGGTAGTGTTATTGTTTACATTTCAAGAAAATTTTCACAAGAACGAAACTTAGAAAAATCGGAAATAACAGCTGAGTTAGAAATGTTAGCCGATGAAAGTGATAAAAAACAAAAAATAAGAGAAGATCATGAGGCACCCCACCACTTAAACGCAAAATAA
- a CDS encoding undecaprenyldiphospho-muramoylpentapeptide beta-N-acetylglucosaminyltransferase, whose protein sequence is MKRIVFTGGGSAGHVTPNLAIIPHLQEKGWDISYMGSHQGIEKTIIENEGIPYYSIASGKLRRYFDLKNIKDPFLVMKGVMDAYVRIRKLKPDVIFSKGGFVSVPVVIGGWLNRVPVLLHESDMTPGLANKIALRFASKIFVTFEEAAQHLPKEKVVYTGSPVREEVLRGNREKGLHFLGFHARKPVITIMGGSLGAKKINETAREALPQLLKKYQVVHLCGKGNLDEKLQGIEGYRQFEYVHGELPDVLGATDFVISRAGSNAIFEFLTLQKPMILIPLPKASSRGDQILNAQSFERQGYASVLYEENVTVTSLRKHIEELHYNCEKYKKELKKYSGKEAVQTIVKYIKEA, encoded by the coding sequence ATGAAAAGAATAGTCTTTACAGGCGGTGGATCGGCTGGACATGTGACACCTAATTTGGCGATTATTCCACATTTACAAGAAAAGGGTTGGGATATTTCTTATATGGGTTCTCATCAAGGGATTGAAAAAACGATTATAGAGAACGAAGGAATCCCGTACTATAGTATAGCGAGCGGAAAGTTACGCCGTTATTTTGATTTGAAAAATATAAAGGATCCTTTTCTTGTTATGAAGGGTGTCATGGATGCTTATGTGAGAATACGAAAGTTAAAACCTGATGTTATTTTTTCAAAAGGTGGTTTTGTCTCTGTACCAGTAGTAATTGGTGGATGGCTAAACCGTGTTCCAGTCTTGTTACATGAATCGGATATGACACCAGGACTAGCGAATAAAATCGCACTCCGCTTTGCTTCGAAAATATTTGTTACATTTGAAGAAGCTGCGCAACATTTGCCGAAAGAAAAGGTGGTTTATACAGGCTCACCTGTGAGAGAAGAAGTGCTACGTGGAAATCGTGAAAAAGGACTACACTTTCTTGGATTCCATGCTAGAAAACCAGTCATCACGATTATGGGCGGGAGTCTAGGAGCAAAGAAAATCAATGAAACAGCACGAGAGGCATTGCCACAGCTACTTAAAAAGTATCAAGTTGTTCACCTATGCGGAAAAGGAAATCTAGATGAGAAGTTACAAGGCATAGAAGGGTATAGACAATTTGAATATGTACACGGAGAATTACCAGATGTATTAGGGGCAACGGATTTTGTCATCTCACGTGCTGGATCAAATGCAATTTTTGAATTTTTAACATTACAAAAACCGATGATTTTAATTCCATTACCGAAAGCTTCAAGCCGTGGTGATCAAATTTTGAATGCACAATCGTTTGAAAGACAAGGCTATGCCTCGGTTTTATATGAAGAAAATGTAACAGTGACGTCCCTTAGGAAGCATATAGAAGAGTTGCATTATAATTGTGAGAAGTATAAAAAAGAATTAAAAAAGTATAGTGGGAAAGAAGCAGTACAGACCATTGTGAAATATATTAAGGAGGCATGA